One region of Primulina tabacum isolate GXHZ01 chromosome 17, ASM2559414v2, whole genome shotgun sequence genomic DNA includes:
- the LOC142530282 gene encoding methionine S-methyltransferase-like isoform X2, with the protein MEAFLKQCEQSGDAAYGALRSLLERLEDPITRTAARIFLSDLQKRFASKEESDRCLQIYHFQIQDIYLEQYEGFQRRKKLTMMVIPSIFIPEDWSFTFFEGLNRHPDSIFKDKTVTELGCGNGWISIAIAEKWSPLKVYGLDINPRAVKISWINLYLNSLDENGQPIYDGEEKTLLDRVEFHESDLLSYCRDNHLELDRIVGCIPQILNPNPDAMSKMITENASEEFLHSLSNYCALQGFVEDQFGLGLIARAVEEGISVIKSQGIMIFNMGGRPGQAVCKRLFERRGLRVNKLWQTKVLQAADTDISALVEIEKNSPHRFEFFMGLVGDQPICARSAWAYAKSGGRISHALSVYSCQLRQPTQVKTIFEFLRNGFKDISSSLDLSFEDDFVADEKIPFLSYLASVLKEVSFFPYEPPAGSRRFRSLISGFMRTYHHIPLTADNIVVFPSRTVAIESALRFLSPRLAIVDEQLSRHLPRPWLTSLNIENAESGRKLEEVITVIEAPRQSDLMVELIKKLKPEVVVTGMAQFESVTGSAFEYLLDTTREIGCRLFLDISDHFELSSLPSSNGVLKYLAGTPLPSHAAIICGLLKNQVYSDLEVAFVISEEETIFKTLCKTVELLQGNTAIISQYYYGCLFHELLAFQLADRHPPAQRYGELSKASKVNGLSSSSISVLDHAELSISESDESPLVHMDVDKIFLPMITPVKAAIFESFARQNITESESDVTCGIKQLIYSSYGFSSDNHTEFIYADSPVALFVRLVLCCVQEGGTLCFPTGSNGNYVSAAKFLKANIVNIPTNPNYGFKLTERILTDRLKTVKKPWIYISGPTVNPTGLLYGNEEMQKLLIICANFGARVILDTSFSGVEFNFNDFDAWNLGATMERLSSTNPTFSVCLLGGLSYMMLTSGLEFGFLILNQMSLKDTFHGFAGLSKPHSTIRYTVKKLLDLMEKKTVDLPNAIAEEKQLLASRYKHFKQTLESCGWEVVEAQAGVSIVAKPTFYLGKTIKMPKDSSGIQEVKLDDSNIREAMIKTTGLCINSAAWTGIPGYCRFTIGLEDGDFKRALDCIAKFKSLVDN; encoded by the exons GATTTCAGAGGAGGAAGAAACTTACCATGATGGTGATACCCAGTATCTTTATCCCAGAGGATTGGTCCTTTACGTTCTTTGAAGGACTTAACAGGCATCCGGACTCTATTTTTAAGGACAAAACTGTAACCGAGCTTGGTTGTGGAAATGGATGGATATCCATAGCTATTGCTGAAAAATGGTCACCCCTGAAG GTATATGGGCTTGATATTAACCCAAGAGCAGTAAAAATCTCTTGGATAAATCTATATTTGAATTCTTTGGACGAGAATGGCCAACCTATTTATGATGGGGAGGAAAAAACTTTACTTGATCGGGTGGAGTTTCATGAATCTGATTTGCTATCCTACTGTAGAGATAATCATTTAGAACTTGACCGAATTGTTGGATGCATACCACAG ATTCTAAACCCCAATCCAGATGCAATGTCCAAAATGATTACAGAAAATGCAAGCGAAGAATTCTTGCATTCTCTTAGCAACTACTGCGCCCTCCAG GGCTTTGTGGAGGACCAATTTGGTTTGGGGCTCATTGCTAGGGCAGTTGAGGAAGGGATCTCTGTCATAAAATCTCAGGGGATTATGATCTTTAATATGGGTGGCCGCCCAGGACAAGCTGTATGTAAACGCCTATTTGAGAGACGCGGTCTACGAGTTAACAAGCTTTGGCAAACTAAAGTTCTTCAG GCTGCTGACACAGATATTTCGGCATTAGTCGAAATTGAAAAGAATAGTCCACATCGTTTTGAGTTTTTCATGGGACTCGTGGGGGACCAGCCAATTTGCGCTAGATCAGCATGGGCATATGCAAAATCTGGTGGTCGCATTTCTCATGCTTTATCAGTATATAGTTGCCAACTTCGTCAGCCTACTCAG GTTAAAACAATATTCGAGTTTCTCAGAAATGGTTTCAAGGATATAAGCAGCTCTTTAGATTTGTCCTTTGAAGATGATTTTGTCGCGGATGAGAAGATTCCATTCCTATCTTATCTCGCGAGTGTTTTAAAAGAGGTTTCTTTTTTCCCTTATGAACCACCAGCTGGAAGCAGAAGATTTCGTAGTCTCATTTCTGGTTTTATGAGAACATACCATCATATCCCCCTTACTGCAGAT AACATCGTCGTGTTTCCTTCGAGGACAGTGGCAATTGAAAGTGCCTTGCGTTTCTTATCACCCCGCCTTGCCATTGTTGATGAACAATTGTCCCGACATTTACCCAGGCCATGGTTAACATCCTTGAATATTGAG AATGCAGAATCTGGAAGAAAATTAGAGGAAGTAATCACAGTCATTGAAGCACCACGCCAATCAGATTTAATGGTAGAgctgataaaaaaattgaagccCGAGGTGGTTGTCACAGGGATGGCTCAATTTGAGTCAGTTACTGGTTCTGCATTCGAGTATCTTTTAGATACTACTAGAGAAATTGGATGTCGTTTGTTTTTAGATATATCTGACCATTTTGAGCTATCTAGCCTCCCGAGTTCCAATGGAGTTCTTAAATATCTTGCCGGAACTCCACTACCTTCACATGCGGCAATAATTTGTGGCTTGCTGAAAAATCAG GTTTATTCAGATCTTGAGGTGGCATTTGTCATATCTGAGGAGGAAACTATTTTTAAAACACTCTGCAAGACCGTGGAACTTTTACAGGGGAATACTGCAATAATTAGTCAGTACTACTATGGTTGTCTATTCCATGAACTTCTAGCTTTTCAGCTTGCTGATAGACACCCACCTGCACAG AGATATGGCGAGTTGTCAAAAGCTTCTAAGGTCAATGGCTTGTCCAGTTCCAGTATTTCAGTACTTGATCATGCAGAGTTGTCAATAAGTGAATCTGATGAATCTCCCCTGGTTCATATGGAcgttgataaaatatttttgcccATGATAACACCAGTTAAAGCTGCCATCTTTGAGAGTTTCGCAAGACAGAATATAACAGAATCTGAAAGTGACGTTACTTGTGGCATTAAACAATTGATTTACAGCAGTTACGGATTTTCATCTGATAACCACACAGAATTCATTTATGCAGACAGTCCCGTGGCACTTTTTGTTAGGTTGGTGCTCTGTTGTGTTCAAGAAGGTGGAACACTGTGCTTTCCAACTGGATCCAATGGGAATTACGTGTCTGCTGCAAAATTTTTGAAGGCAAACATTGTAAACATTCCTACAAATCCCAATTATGGGTTCAAATTGACAGAGAGAATACTCACAGACAGGCTTAAGACTGTTAAGAAACCGTGGATATATATTTCGGGTCCAACTGTTAATCCTACTGGCTTGCTTTATGGTAACGAAGAGATGCAAAAACTATTAATCATCTGTGCTAACTTTGGAGCAAGGGTCATTCTAGATACATCGTTTTCAGGCGTGGAATTCAATTTTAATGATTTTGATGCCTGGAATCTGGGAGCTACCATGGAGAGACTTTCATCAACTAATCCAACATTCAGTGTGTGTCTACTTGGGGGATTATCTTATATGATGCTTACAAGTGGACTTGAATTTGGATTTCTTATTTTAAACCAGATGTCCCTCAAGGATACATTCCATGGTTTTGCTGGATTAAGCAAACCACACAGCACTATCAGATACACCGTCAAAAAATTGCTTGATCTGATGGAAAAGAAGACGGTAGATCTACCCAATGCTATTGCAGAGGAGAAACAACTTTTGGCAAGTCGGTATAAACACTTCAAGCAG ACTCTTGAAAGTTGCGGTTGGGAAGTGGTTGAAGCTCAAGCAGGTGTCTCTATTGTAGCAAAGCCAACTTTTTATCTTGGCAAGACCATCAAAATGCCCAAAGATTCCTCTGGTATTCAGGAAGTTAAGCTTGATGACTCAAATATTAGGGAAGCCATGATCAAGACCACCGGTCTGTGCATCAACAGTGCTGCTTGGACAGGTATTCCTGGTTATTGTCGCTTCACTATCGGTCTGGAAGATGGTGATTTCAAGCGTGCATTGGATTGCATTGCAAAGTTCAAAAGCTTGGTTGATAACTAA
- the LOC142530282 gene encoding methionine S-methyltransferase-like isoform X1, protein MEAFLKQCEQSGDAAYGALRSLLERLEDPITRTAARIFLSDLQKRFASKEESDRCLQIYHFQIQDIYLEQYEGFQRRKKLTMMVIPSIFIPEDWSFTFFEGLNRHPDSIFKDKTVTELGCGNGWISIAIAEKWSPLKVYGLDINPRAVKISWINLYLNSLDENGQPIYDGEEKTLLDRVEFHESDLLSYCRDNHLELDRIVGCIPQVFGLVNSCRIFLPLSLFHKILNPNPDAMSKMITENASEEFLHSLSNYCALQGFVEDQFGLGLIARAVEEGISVIKSQGIMIFNMGGRPGQAVCKRLFERRGLRVNKLWQTKVLQAADTDISALVEIEKNSPHRFEFFMGLVGDQPICARSAWAYAKSGGRISHALSVYSCQLRQPTQVKTIFEFLRNGFKDISSSLDLSFEDDFVADEKIPFLSYLASVLKEVSFFPYEPPAGSRRFRSLISGFMRTYHHIPLTADNIVVFPSRTVAIESALRFLSPRLAIVDEQLSRHLPRPWLTSLNIENAESGRKLEEVITVIEAPRQSDLMVELIKKLKPEVVVTGMAQFESVTGSAFEYLLDTTREIGCRLFLDISDHFELSSLPSSNGVLKYLAGTPLPSHAAIICGLLKNQVYSDLEVAFVISEEETIFKTLCKTVELLQGNTAIISQYYYGCLFHELLAFQLADRHPPAQRYGELSKASKVNGLSSSSISVLDHAELSISESDESPLVHMDVDKIFLPMITPVKAAIFESFARQNITESESDVTCGIKQLIYSSYGFSSDNHTEFIYADSPVALFVRLVLCCVQEGGTLCFPTGSNGNYVSAAKFLKANIVNIPTNPNYGFKLTERILTDRLKTVKKPWIYISGPTVNPTGLLYGNEEMQKLLIICANFGARVILDTSFSGVEFNFNDFDAWNLGATMERLSSTNPTFSVCLLGGLSYMMLTSGLEFGFLILNQMSLKDTFHGFAGLSKPHSTIRYTVKKLLDLMEKKTVDLPNAIAEEKQLLASRYKHFKQTLESCGWEVVEAQAGVSIVAKPTFYLGKTIKMPKDSSGIQEVKLDDSNIREAMIKTTGLCINSAAWTGIPGYCRFTIGLEDGDFKRALDCIAKFKSLVDN, encoded by the exons GATTTCAGAGGAGGAAGAAACTTACCATGATGGTGATACCCAGTATCTTTATCCCAGAGGATTGGTCCTTTACGTTCTTTGAAGGACTTAACAGGCATCCGGACTCTATTTTTAAGGACAAAACTGTAACCGAGCTTGGTTGTGGAAATGGATGGATATCCATAGCTATTGCTGAAAAATGGTCACCCCTGAAG GTATATGGGCTTGATATTAACCCAAGAGCAGTAAAAATCTCTTGGATAAATCTATATTTGAATTCTTTGGACGAGAATGGCCAACCTATTTATGATGGGGAGGAAAAAACTTTACTTGATCGGGTGGAGTTTCATGAATCTGATTTGCTATCCTACTGTAGAGATAATCATTTAGAACTTGACCGAATTGTTGGATGCATACCACAGGTATTTGGTTTAGTGAACTCTTGCCGCATATTTTTGCCGCTGAGCCTTTTTCATAAG ATTCTAAACCCCAATCCAGATGCAATGTCCAAAATGATTACAGAAAATGCAAGCGAAGAATTCTTGCATTCTCTTAGCAACTACTGCGCCCTCCAG GGCTTTGTGGAGGACCAATTTGGTTTGGGGCTCATTGCTAGGGCAGTTGAGGAAGGGATCTCTGTCATAAAATCTCAGGGGATTATGATCTTTAATATGGGTGGCCGCCCAGGACAAGCTGTATGTAAACGCCTATTTGAGAGACGCGGTCTACGAGTTAACAAGCTTTGGCAAACTAAAGTTCTTCAG GCTGCTGACACAGATATTTCGGCATTAGTCGAAATTGAAAAGAATAGTCCACATCGTTTTGAGTTTTTCATGGGACTCGTGGGGGACCAGCCAATTTGCGCTAGATCAGCATGGGCATATGCAAAATCTGGTGGTCGCATTTCTCATGCTTTATCAGTATATAGTTGCCAACTTCGTCAGCCTACTCAG GTTAAAACAATATTCGAGTTTCTCAGAAATGGTTTCAAGGATATAAGCAGCTCTTTAGATTTGTCCTTTGAAGATGATTTTGTCGCGGATGAGAAGATTCCATTCCTATCTTATCTCGCGAGTGTTTTAAAAGAGGTTTCTTTTTTCCCTTATGAACCACCAGCTGGAAGCAGAAGATTTCGTAGTCTCATTTCTGGTTTTATGAGAACATACCATCATATCCCCCTTACTGCAGAT AACATCGTCGTGTTTCCTTCGAGGACAGTGGCAATTGAAAGTGCCTTGCGTTTCTTATCACCCCGCCTTGCCATTGTTGATGAACAATTGTCCCGACATTTACCCAGGCCATGGTTAACATCCTTGAATATTGAG AATGCAGAATCTGGAAGAAAATTAGAGGAAGTAATCACAGTCATTGAAGCACCACGCCAATCAGATTTAATGGTAGAgctgataaaaaaattgaagccCGAGGTGGTTGTCACAGGGATGGCTCAATTTGAGTCAGTTACTGGTTCTGCATTCGAGTATCTTTTAGATACTACTAGAGAAATTGGATGTCGTTTGTTTTTAGATATATCTGACCATTTTGAGCTATCTAGCCTCCCGAGTTCCAATGGAGTTCTTAAATATCTTGCCGGAACTCCACTACCTTCACATGCGGCAATAATTTGTGGCTTGCTGAAAAATCAG GTTTATTCAGATCTTGAGGTGGCATTTGTCATATCTGAGGAGGAAACTATTTTTAAAACACTCTGCAAGACCGTGGAACTTTTACAGGGGAATACTGCAATAATTAGTCAGTACTACTATGGTTGTCTATTCCATGAACTTCTAGCTTTTCAGCTTGCTGATAGACACCCACCTGCACAG AGATATGGCGAGTTGTCAAAAGCTTCTAAGGTCAATGGCTTGTCCAGTTCCAGTATTTCAGTACTTGATCATGCAGAGTTGTCAATAAGTGAATCTGATGAATCTCCCCTGGTTCATATGGAcgttgataaaatatttttgcccATGATAACACCAGTTAAAGCTGCCATCTTTGAGAGTTTCGCAAGACAGAATATAACAGAATCTGAAAGTGACGTTACTTGTGGCATTAAACAATTGATTTACAGCAGTTACGGATTTTCATCTGATAACCACACAGAATTCATTTATGCAGACAGTCCCGTGGCACTTTTTGTTAGGTTGGTGCTCTGTTGTGTTCAAGAAGGTGGAACACTGTGCTTTCCAACTGGATCCAATGGGAATTACGTGTCTGCTGCAAAATTTTTGAAGGCAAACATTGTAAACATTCCTACAAATCCCAATTATGGGTTCAAATTGACAGAGAGAATACTCACAGACAGGCTTAAGACTGTTAAGAAACCGTGGATATATATTTCGGGTCCAACTGTTAATCCTACTGGCTTGCTTTATGGTAACGAAGAGATGCAAAAACTATTAATCATCTGTGCTAACTTTGGAGCAAGGGTCATTCTAGATACATCGTTTTCAGGCGTGGAATTCAATTTTAATGATTTTGATGCCTGGAATCTGGGAGCTACCATGGAGAGACTTTCATCAACTAATCCAACATTCAGTGTGTGTCTACTTGGGGGATTATCTTATATGATGCTTACAAGTGGACTTGAATTTGGATTTCTTATTTTAAACCAGATGTCCCTCAAGGATACATTCCATGGTTTTGCTGGATTAAGCAAACCACACAGCACTATCAGATACACCGTCAAAAAATTGCTTGATCTGATGGAAAAGAAGACGGTAGATCTACCCAATGCTATTGCAGAGGAGAAACAACTTTTGGCAAGTCGGTATAAACACTTCAAGCAG ACTCTTGAAAGTTGCGGTTGGGAAGTGGTTGAAGCTCAAGCAGGTGTCTCTATTGTAGCAAAGCCAACTTTTTATCTTGGCAAGACCATCAAAATGCCCAAAGATTCCTCTGGTATTCAGGAAGTTAAGCTTGATGACTCAAATATTAGGGAAGCCATGATCAAGACCACCGGTCTGTGCATCAACAGTGCTGCTTGGACAGGTATTCCTGGTTATTGTCGCTTCACTATCGGTCTGGAAGATGGTGATTTCAAGCGTGCATTGGATTGCATTGCAAAGTTCAAAAGCTTGGTTGATAACTAA
- the LOC142530282 gene encoding methionine S-methyltransferase-like isoform X3 — translation MEAFLKQCEQSGDAAYGALRSLLERLEDPITRTAARIFLSDLQKRFASKEESDRCLQIYHFQIQDIYLEQYEGFQRRKKLTMMVIPSIFIPEDWSFTFFEGLNRHPDSIFKDKTVTELGCGNGWISIAIAEKWSPLKILNPNPDAMSKMITENASEEFLHSLSNYCALQGFVEDQFGLGLIARAVEEGISVIKSQGIMIFNMGGRPGQAVCKRLFERRGLRVNKLWQTKVLQAADTDISALVEIEKNSPHRFEFFMGLVGDQPICARSAWAYAKSGGRISHALSVYSCQLRQPTQVKTIFEFLRNGFKDISSSLDLSFEDDFVADEKIPFLSYLASVLKEVSFFPYEPPAGSRRFRSLISGFMRTYHHIPLTADNIVVFPSRTVAIESALRFLSPRLAIVDEQLSRHLPRPWLTSLNIENAESGRKLEEVITVIEAPRQSDLMVELIKKLKPEVVVTGMAQFESVTGSAFEYLLDTTREIGCRLFLDISDHFELSSLPSSNGVLKYLAGTPLPSHAAIICGLLKNQVYSDLEVAFVISEEETIFKTLCKTVELLQGNTAIISQYYYGCLFHELLAFQLADRHPPAQRYGELSKASKVNGLSSSSISVLDHAELSISESDESPLVHMDVDKIFLPMITPVKAAIFESFARQNITESESDVTCGIKQLIYSSYGFSSDNHTEFIYADSPVALFVRLVLCCVQEGGTLCFPTGSNGNYVSAAKFLKANIVNIPTNPNYGFKLTERILTDRLKTVKKPWIYISGPTVNPTGLLYGNEEMQKLLIICANFGARVILDTSFSGVEFNFNDFDAWNLGATMERLSSTNPTFSVCLLGGLSYMMLTSGLEFGFLILNQMSLKDTFHGFAGLSKPHSTIRYTVKKLLDLMEKKTVDLPNAIAEEKQLLASRYKHFKQTLESCGWEVVEAQAGVSIVAKPTFYLGKTIKMPKDSSGIQEVKLDDSNIREAMIKTTGLCINSAAWTGIPGYCRFTIGLEDGDFKRALDCIAKFKSLVDN, via the exons GATTTCAGAGGAGGAAGAAACTTACCATGATGGTGATACCCAGTATCTTTATCCCAGAGGATTGGTCCTTTACGTTCTTTGAAGGACTTAACAGGCATCCGGACTCTATTTTTAAGGACAAAACTGTAACCGAGCTTGGTTGTGGAAATGGATGGATATCCATAGCTATTGCTGAAAAATGGTCACCCCTGAAG ATTCTAAACCCCAATCCAGATGCAATGTCCAAAATGATTACAGAAAATGCAAGCGAAGAATTCTTGCATTCTCTTAGCAACTACTGCGCCCTCCAG GGCTTTGTGGAGGACCAATTTGGTTTGGGGCTCATTGCTAGGGCAGTTGAGGAAGGGATCTCTGTCATAAAATCTCAGGGGATTATGATCTTTAATATGGGTGGCCGCCCAGGACAAGCTGTATGTAAACGCCTATTTGAGAGACGCGGTCTACGAGTTAACAAGCTTTGGCAAACTAAAGTTCTTCAG GCTGCTGACACAGATATTTCGGCATTAGTCGAAATTGAAAAGAATAGTCCACATCGTTTTGAGTTTTTCATGGGACTCGTGGGGGACCAGCCAATTTGCGCTAGATCAGCATGGGCATATGCAAAATCTGGTGGTCGCATTTCTCATGCTTTATCAGTATATAGTTGCCAACTTCGTCAGCCTACTCAG GTTAAAACAATATTCGAGTTTCTCAGAAATGGTTTCAAGGATATAAGCAGCTCTTTAGATTTGTCCTTTGAAGATGATTTTGTCGCGGATGAGAAGATTCCATTCCTATCTTATCTCGCGAGTGTTTTAAAAGAGGTTTCTTTTTTCCCTTATGAACCACCAGCTGGAAGCAGAAGATTTCGTAGTCTCATTTCTGGTTTTATGAGAACATACCATCATATCCCCCTTACTGCAGAT AACATCGTCGTGTTTCCTTCGAGGACAGTGGCAATTGAAAGTGCCTTGCGTTTCTTATCACCCCGCCTTGCCATTGTTGATGAACAATTGTCCCGACATTTACCCAGGCCATGGTTAACATCCTTGAATATTGAG AATGCAGAATCTGGAAGAAAATTAGAGGAAGTAATCACAGTCATTGAAGCACCACGCCAATCAGATTTAATGGTAGAgctgataaaaaaattgaagccCGAGGTGGTTGTCACAGGGATGGCTCAATTTGAGTCAGTTACTGGTTCTGCATTCGAGTATCTTTTAGATACTACTAGAGAAATTGGATGTCGTTTGTTTTTAGATATATCTGACCATTTTGAGCTATCTAGCCTCCCGAGTTCCAATGGAGTTCTTAAATATCTTGCCGGAACTCCACTACCTTCACATGCGGCAATAATTTGTGGCTTGCTGAAAAATCAG GTTTATTCAGATCTTGAGGTGGCATTTGTCATATCTGAGGAGGAAACTATTTTTAAAACACTCTGCAAGACCGTGGAACTTTTACAGGGGAATACTGCAATAATTAGTCAGTACTACTATGGTTGTCTATTCCATGAACTTCTAGCTTTTCAGCTTGCTGATAGACACCCACCTGCACAG AGATATGGCGAGTTGTCAAAAGCTTCTAAGGTCAATGGCTTGTCCAGTTCCAGTATTTCAGTACTTGATCATGCAGAGTTGTCAATAAGTGAATCTGATGAATCTCCCCTGGTTCATATGGAcgttgataaaatatttttgcccATGATAACACCAGTTAAAGCTGCCATCTTTGAGAGTTTCGCAAGACAGAATATAACAGAATCTGAAAGTGACGTTACTTGTGGCATTAAACAATTGATTTACAGCAGTTACGGATTTTCATCTGATAACCACACAGAATTCATTTATGCAGACAGTCCCGTGGCACTTTTTGTTAGGTTGGTGCTCTGTTGTGTTCAAGAAGGTGGAACACTGTGCTTTCCAACTGGATCCAATGGGAATTACGTGTCTGCTGCAAAATTTTTGAAGGCAAACATTGTAAACATTCCTACAAATCCCAATTATGGGTTCAAATTGACAGAGAGAATACTCACAGACAGGCTTAAGACTGTTAAGAAACCGTGGATATATATTTCGGGTCCAACTGTTAATCCTACTGGCTTGCTTTATGGTAACGAAGAGATGCAAAAACTATTAATCATCTGTGCTAACTTTGGAGCAAGGGTCATTCTAGATACATCGTTTTCAGGCGTGGAATTCAATTTTAATGATTTTGATGCCTGGAATCTGGGAGCTACCATGGAGAGACTTTCATCAACTAATCCAACATTCAGTGTGTGTCTACTTGGGGGATTATCTTATATGATGCTTACAAGTGGACTTGAATTTGGATTTCTTATTTTAAACCAGATGTCCCTCAAGGATACATTCCATGGTTTTGCTGGATTAAGCAAACCACACAGCACTATCAGATACACCGTCAAAAAATTGCTTGATCTGATGGAAAAGAAGACGGTAGATCTACCCAATGCTATTGCAGAGGAGAAACAACTTTTGGCAAGTCGGTATAAACACTTCAAGCAG ACTCTTGAAAGTTGCGGTTGGGAAGTGGTTGAAGCTCAAGCAGGTGTCTCTATTGTAGCAAAGCCAACTTTTTATCTTGGCAAGACCATCAAAATGCCCAAAGATTCCTCTGGTATTCAGGAAGTTAAGCTTGATGACTCAAATATTAGGGAAGCCATGATCAAGACCACCGGTCTGTGCATCAACAGTGCTGCTTGGACAGGTATTCCTGGTTATTGTCGCTTCACTATCGGTCTGGAAGATGGTGATTTCAAGCGTGCATTGGATTGCATTGCAAAGTTCAAAAGCTTGGTTGATAACTAA
- the LOC142530283 gene encoding NADH dehydrogenase [ubiquinone] 1 beta subcomplex subunit 3-B-like: MAKPLGSTGEFFRRRDEWRKHPMLSNQWRHATPGLGIALVAFGIYLVGETAYNKIYAPKSHSHTTSSSSH; the protein is encoded by the coding sequence ATGGCGAAGCCGCTGGGATCCACCGGAGAGTTCTTCAGGCGGCGCGACGAGTGGCGGAAGCACCCGATGTTGTCGAATCAGTGGCGTCACGCAACCCCCGGCCTAGGCATCGCGCTTGTCGCCTTCGGTATATACCTCGTCGGAGAAACCGCATATAACAAGATCTACGCTCCCAAATCTCATTCTCATACCACCTCTTCTTCTTCTCactga